One part of the Methanomethylovorans hollandica DSM 15978 genome encodes these proteins:
- a CDS encoding formylglycine-generating enzyme family protein, protein MDKMGQGNNRNRELAALDIIQTLNILKEKCSTNQNVFSICLTLDILSSKLTNKTSLKNIDVLKSMLVSTYDDSDVPKEYDKKKIVEVCNFIEETYKSNLIHEVIDNIDNKYNSNFIEEKEMKHNTQCVECKNTIDSANRLLICKDCGAHFCETCETWFRGSRKAGESPLCKKCFNPNESQISQIKKIFNRKKPFSIILTVIIMLCIIGIILNGIGFLQINIKENQTQNLSSQHELVNKFGMHFILVPKGSFLMGSELDSSEKPVREVTFTKQFYIGKYEITQQQWTNITGTKNPSYFQLPNIGQMETNRPVENVTWSMAQEFIAKLNEKDPTHKYRLPTEAEWEYACRAGTNEENEFDLADYGWYKENSGFETHIVGSKLPNAWGIYDMHGNVIEWVQDKWHWNYDGAPIDGSAWEDGNSSARVGRGGSNSCESIWCRSAFRNGYEPNVTDGSYGFRLVMEI, encoded by the coding sequence ATGGATAAAATGGGTCAAGGAAACAATCGAAATCGGGAACTAGCCGCCTTAGATATTATACAAACCCTCAATATACTGAAAGAGAAATGTTCTACGAATCAGAACGTTTTTTCTATATGCCTTACTCTTGATATACTATCTTCTAAGTTAACCAATAAGACTAGTTTAAAGAATATTGATGTATTAAAAAGTATGTTAGTGTCGACTTATGATGATTCTGATGTTCCAAAAGAATACGATAAAAAAAAGATAGTTGAGGTATGTAATTTCATAGAAGAGACATATAAATCCAATCTCATTCATGAGGTAATTGATAATATTGATAATAAATACAATTCAAACTTCATTGAAGAAAAAGAAATGAAACACAATACCCAGTGTGTAGAGTGTAAAAATACGATAGATTCAGCAAATAGATTACTAATTTGTAAGGACTGTGGCGCACATTTTTGTGAAACATGTGAAACTTGGTTCAGAGGATCGAGAAAAGCTGGTGAATCGCCATTATGTAAAAAATGTTTCAACCCAAATGAAAGTCAAATATCTCAAATTAAAAAAATATTTAATAGGAAGAAACCATTCAGCATTATATTAACTGTAATAATAATGTTGTGTATTATTGGGATTATACTAAATGGTATAGGGTTTTTGCAGATTAATATAAAAGAAAATCAAACACAAAATTTGAGCTCACAGCATGAACTGGTAAATAAGTTCGGAATGCACTTTATATTAGTTCCGAAAGGAAGCTTTTTAATGGGTTCCGAGTTAGATAGCAGCGAAAAGCCAGTCAGAGAGGTCACTTTTACAAAACAATTCTACATCGGCAAATATGAAATTACTCAACAACAATGGACTAATATAACTGGTACTAAAAATCCTTCTTATTTCCAACTACCTAACATTGGACAGATGGAAACTAATAGGCCTGTAGAAAATGTAACATGGAGTATGGCTCAAGAGTTCATTGCTAAATTGAATGAAAAAGATCCAACTCATAAATATCGTTTACCTACCGAGGCAGAATGGGAATATGCTTGTAGAGCTGGAACAAATGAAGAAAACGAATTTGACTTAGCTGATTATGGTTGGTACAAAGAGAATTCAGGTTTTGAAACACATATAGTAGGCAGTAAACTGCCAAATGCTTGGGGTATCTATGATATGCATGGGAATGTAATCGAATGGGTACAAGATAAGTGGCATTGGAATTACGATGGTGCTCCGATCGATGGTAGTGCTTGGGAAGATGGTAATAGTTCCGCTAGGGTAGGAAGGGGTGGGAGCAATAGCTGTGAGTCCATATGGTGTAGGTCGGCTTTTCGTAATGGATACGAACCCAACGTCACCGATGGAAGCTATGGTTTTCGTTTAGTAATGGAAATCTAA